GATAGCAGCATCCATCCGTACGACGCCAAGAAGTGAAAGAGCTGGCGTAATTGGCAATTAGGTTATGGCAAAGAGTGTTTGTCAAAAGTCGAGCGCAATTTATATCATCACCCATCGCATTACTGGCAATGAACCTGGTCGTGAATTCAATGGGTAGAGACCAAGAACTTGAGGACGGCAACGCACTACATGGCGTCATCCAGCAGCAGCGCCGTGGGAAGGCGGAGCTGCTGAAAAAAAGCCGTGGTCCAGCTCTGGACGAAACGAACGGCACAGTGAAGATGCAAGAAAGGTGAACGGAGCTTCTGGCCCTGATCGACCGTGACGATGTGTTTCCCCGTTTTCCTCCCCACAAGGGTCCTGCGAGATGAAGGAAGGGTTTGCTTATCTAGAAGAACCTCAGTCGCGAAGCTGGCACAAGGAGTAGGATTTTTCCGGCCGGGCCAGCTCAACTTTTTTTCTTCGAATCTTCGAAGAAACCTCGGGAATCACCTTTGCTTGGAGCTTGTTTTGAGACGATCGGTTTCCCGGTCCCGCCTCTCGCCCAGGGCGTTCCAGCAACTGTCATCATCCGAAGAAAGCCAGCCAGGTGCTGGAGCATTTTCCAGGGACACTCGTGGATCGATCGTCAAACAATGGGGCTCTTTCCCGTCTCCAGTTGACGGTTAATAATGACAGTGCATTGCTGGATAACGGAGCCGTCTACGCTGGTTCCAATTCTCTGTGACAGTCTGACGGAAGGACCTCCACTTGGGATGTCGTCAATTGAAAGACATCCGTAATTCTGACGGAAAAGGGAGCGTTCTGGCCGTCTGAAAAAAAGAGCCGGGCTGAGCGCGAACGGTGGGAGGGAGCCAAGACCGTGACAGCGGCCGTCAGAGGCCGTCGGAGACAGCGTCCGACACAAGCCAGCTCTCAATGTTCAAGCGATTGTAGGAGAGGCATTTGTTCATGGCCCGAGGACCAAGGCAATTGAGAATTGCCGCCCCGAGAAAATCCCTCGAGCATGCCCGCACGCGCTCCGGCGCCCGTCCAGATGCTTCCGAGTTGCCAGAGATGGAAGCCCGAGAGGCGGTGCCGTTTAGATCCAAGTGATGCTCCTGGACAAGCGCCCGCAGTCACAGTCCGAGAAGCCGGAATATCCAATTAAATGGATCATGTCTCTAGTTGTTGCGGTGAGAGATGAGTACGTATTCCAGAGAATAACAGTGTGGTGCAATACAGGGTAAGCTAGTATATGAACCACAGACTGAACAGAGAGACTGTGAGAGAGTATTGCGAGGGATCACGATGGTCCATTGGCAGGGTTGTCTAAAACGGCTCCCTCTCTTGGGCATGTGTTTGTGTGGGAAATGTTGTATCGAGATCCAAACGGACGAGGCACCGTCGTCTGGCCAGCTGCAGGCCGGTGCCCTTTCCATGCAGAGCTTGCAGCATCTCGTGGTCTGGGAGGTGGGGCTGGTCTTGGGAGACAATGACACTGGACTCTCGGGGGCGGGAAGAGGTCAAAGGCTTTTAGGGCGAGTCGAGGCGCACTGTAGACTTGTTGTGTTGGTAGCCAAAGACGCAATATGGTCCGGTAAGGTCCAGGTATCTCGCTGGGCCTCTCTTCCCGGTTCACGCATCCGGTTCCTGGCAAAGGTACTTGACGAAATCGAGAAGGTACCTGCTCTCGGGACCGCCCATGCCCCGGGTCTGGCCCGCCTGAGGCTGGACGCCTGGGGGGTCGGTGGCCATGGTCAGCGGGTGACTTTTTGAACTTTTCTCAGTGGACAGTTTCGATTGGGGCGCAGGCGGGCTCGACCTTGGACCAGACGACGCCCTGTGGAGATGCCGTCCACTATGGGCGAGGGCCACGGTGGGTATCCTGGGACCGGCTGCCCTGCCCGCCGCTGGATGAGTCCAGGGTCGACTTGTCGAGAGGACGGGAAGCTGGCCATGTCTTTGTTGCCTCTGGACGTTTGACCAGCCAGGGGAAACAATGTTGTTGATTCttgatgtgtgtgtgtgtgtgtgtgtgtgtgtgtgtgtgtggtccCAGGTCGTACAGAGAGTGACTCTGAAATTAGAACGTGGTGAAGAAGAATGCAAGGTGGCCGGATGTGCGTGAACGTTGCGCCAAGTCGTGTCTGTTGGAAGACTGGAACGAAGGAACCCCCCGTGTCCCAGATGGACATTCCCAGGGCGCAGGTGACTCGGGACGAGATAGGTTTCGCGTTGCTGATTCTAGATTTCGACGCTGACGCGAGCACACACAAATGGGAAGCAGAGCACGTTTGATCTGGTCGAGGCGTTGGCAGGTGACGGCCGAGGGAATCCACAGTCACAGTGCCCTTTTTTTGTGTTTTCCCCTTCCCCGTCTTTTGGTGCTATTTGTAGTTGAGTGCTTCGGAATCCTTGGAAGCGGGTTTGCGAACGGCCGGCGAATTTGGCGAGTCGTTGAATCTCAACCAGGCCTGTAGACTGGTTTGAACGCAATTGGTGCTGTCCTGTGCTGGGATCTTCACACTCAATTGAGCCTCTGACGCCTCTCTCAGAGTGGCAGCTGCAATAAGAGTAGACGTGGATCTGGGTTGGAAGGACACTTGGTTCGATCGATCGATTGGGGGTGGGATGATGGAGAGTTTCCTGGTCAACTTTCTTCCCGATGGCCCTGGAGCAGTCGGTTGAAGTGTTCCTGTCTGAAAGTAACAGCAAACAAAGCGAGTCAACAGAAAAGAACAACTCACCTCTTGCTCATATCAGCTAGCTGCTTCCTGGACGCGATGTTGCTTTGTCTGGtccgtaaggtaggtaggtaatagCTTGCCGTTCGTATCGTTGAGAGGAAGGTCGTCCCCTGACGTTGAAGACGAGAAAAGGTACCTTGCTGGATGGGAGGTATCGTAGGTATTCGTACATTTCGTACAAGTACACGACCTCGTGGGAAGGTAAGGAAAAAGACTTCGACTTTGATTATTGCAACTTACACTACAATTCGAGGTGAGCACCTCAGTCTCTAGCGCATGCCGTATGATGCATTAGTGGGCAAATGGCGGGGTACTGTGGATTCCCCAAAAACAGATCATTCAGTACTGTGCCAATACGGGAGGAGACTTACTGTATGACAGCAAGCCCTCAAACCTGCAGCTTTCAATGCAAAGAGTGCCACCAAAGTGCGCATCGCCGGCACAGCGTCAACTCGACGGCCAGGTACTCGAGGTACTCGTGTACATGTTCTTCTGCTTTTCTCGCTGGACCGGCATCGAGCATCCCTGCTTTTGTGCCATGGAATACGTCGCTCGTGACTGGCTGAGAGAGGGCAGCAGCACCGTCACCGAACCAGCTGGTTTCGTCAAGCCAGAATATAAAAGCTCGAGGGTCAAGGTGACTTTTCTCCTGCTTGCTGCCACCCCCTGGATTTGCTCGTCATATCATCTGTTCAATGTGTGTACTCAGCATACAAATCAACTCTCTCACCATCTTCCGTTTGCCCTTCACCTTGCGAGCGTTACGATAACACCAATTCCACACAGCATCACGGAATAGCCCAGCTCTTTAGGATCTCACTCCCACCACCTCAATTCACCTTATCTCTTATCTCTCACCTTTAGCTGTAAGTGGACTCCGTCCTGCCAGACCGCACTCGTCATTGTTGGTTTCCCACCGGACTTCCCTCCCTCCCTCTCCCGCACCATACGGCAATCAACAACCCTTCCCCCGGTTTGCTGAGCTTGGTTTACTGCTACTACTCCGTACTGGTATCCCTACTCCTCCGCCCACACaaccctcctcttcctcctccaagTGGTCGTCCAATGCTTTGCTGCACATTGTCAGcacaccaccaccaaaaCCATAACCATTGCCCTGCTTGATGCAGGTGTTGGGGAAGGACAGGGCAGGCAGGCCCACCTTGCGCTTTTTCAGCCGGGGCGGACTCAGCTATCACCATCTTTCGGTGTGTGCGAGTCTCCTGTAATGGAGCTCTCTGGAGGCTTTTACCTGCTTGTGGTGCAAAAGCCTCCCTCgtgtaccttaccttactcgTGATATGACACCGTCTTATCATCGGGAAATCACTTACCTTATCAACAAAGATTGAGCGTCAAAACTCAAACCCGCTGTTCCCAGCAAGGCTGCATTCTTCCGGTCGCCCATCCGGTGCTTGTCTTGTCTTCTCTCCCCGCCCCTGCCTGTCTTGTTTTGCCTGTTAAATTCACCCTATTCCACTTTCTCCAGTCTTGTTATCTCGCCTTCAGCTGCCACCCACACTAGAAAACAAGGCGGCTACAGAATACACACCAATCGCCTGAACAAGGGGGAAGCGAGCACGTTCTGCTCTTTGCTTTGACACACCGCCTCAAATCCATGTACTAATTGCAGCTTCCGCGCTCTCTAGGCTCCCTGTTACTTGTTGCGCCCTCTTAGTCGCGCCTAGATCAAAAGCTCGTCCAGCCCCGACTAGTACACTTAGCAGCACCCCCGATCATCTTCAACTCGGCTGCAAGTCGTTGTATTTCTCTTTTCTACGTATTCGAACAAACCACACAGTCAAAATGTCTACCGCATCAGTACAACAACCGATTATCCCTCCCCGACCTTCTAGGAGTCAGGATAAGGAGGAGAACAGCAACACTTCGTCTCTCCCCAAAATCCCTCCTCGTCCCATCAAGCGTTTCGACCGCTCCGTCTCTCCGAATCCCGATCGATATGCGCCCTCTCCACTGAACGAGAGCCCTTTCTCAAAGAGCCCCAAGGCTACTCGTTCCTCGCCGAGCAATGGCTTCCTCTCTTCTCACGACCCCATTCATCACCGCCCCGGTAGCGTGTCTATGCCTTCCGTTGGTGAGGAGGGTAACGAATACGATGCCATCAACGATGGATTTGTCAAGCCGCCTCCCAAGGCACCTTCATCTCCTGAACACACCCGCTTCGCTGCGGAAGACCTGAAGCTTCACGCTCCTAAGCCCACTGTTCCGGCTCAGAGTGCCAAGCAGAGAGTTATGGCAGTGACCCGCACCGATTCGGATAAGGCTGCCTCCTTTGGCATTGGCAAGCCCAGCAGTGACGACACCAGACCCAGCAGTCTCAGGAAGAAGGCCAGCTCGAGTGCCCTGTCTCAAAAGTCAGAGAGTGCCTACGGCGATGAGGAGCATGGCATCCCCGAGATTGGCCAGCGTGTTCCCATGAACCCCCACTTGGGTGACGTCCAGGCTCCTTCTCCTGCTCCTGGTTCTGGCGCTGCCCCCGAGAGCCTCAGGTCGGGAACTCCGCGAAACCACTCCCGCAAGCACAGCTCGCGTGGTTTCAACGAGCTCCCTCCTGGCAGCTACGGTCTTCATGGCCACAGCACAGCTTTGCCCACCGACAAGTTTGAGAAGGCCTGGTACGACAAGCACCCGGATTTCCTGAAGAAGGACTGCAAACCTTCTCTCCACGACCGCCAAAACGACTACGCCATGAGCAGCACGGATCTGAACAAGATTGTCAAGGAGACCCACAGCCGTGGTTCTGGCATGGGTAAGTCGTGCAAACATAATTCCACGAGTATAGAGGCAGTCACTAACTTGAACAGGAACCTCCGCTTCATATGTTGGCACCCCCAGCGAGGAAGTTGGATACCAGGCTTCTGCAGAGTACACCTCTCGCATCTCCTCCCCTGAACTTCAGCGCATCAAGTCTCCTCAAAGTCCTTCGAAGGATTCTCATCCTCAGGTTTCTGTGTCTTCTCCGGACAATGCCGCCGGAAGCGATGACGGTATCGTCCACGTCGACGAATCTCACAACCGCCGCAGGAGTTTCGTGTCGCACGACCCTGGACACGAGAACAAGTACAACGCACCTATTCTGGCCGAAGACGAGTCTGGAGGAGACGTCCACCCGTACGACCTCCAGCCCGCTGTTGAGCCCCCCCCACCAGAGCGCTCTGGCAGTGCCTTTGAGATGGAGAAGCCGAACCGTCCCACAAGTCGACCCACTAGTATTTACAACAACAACCAGTCACAAACCGACCTGGTACACACCCCACTTGCGGATGTTGAAGAGTACGAGCCACTCTTCGACGAGGAGCGCCCGGAGGGCAAGAAGTCTGAGGCCGAGGCAGCCAGCTCGAAGCCTCGTCACAAGTTCCCAAGCAAGGACGTCTGGGAGGACGCCCCCGATAGCGTCAACTATACCGCCGAAGTTTCGACCCCGGAGCCCACAGAATCAGAACGACCTTCCTCCAGACGCCGTTCCGAACTTCCCACAGAAAACCCCGCCTTGGAGTTTGCCCGCAGACAAGAACAACTCGCAGAGCAGGAAGGCCGTGGGGTAGATGCAAAGCAGATGAAGCCAGTGCCTGCCGCTCTCCAGAAGGCCAAGGAAGAGGCTCGCCCGACCATGTCGAACCGGTTTCCCAGTCGCGACGTCTGGGAGGATACGCCAGAAAGCGCCATGCACGAGGCTATCGTGGACACACCTGAGCCAAAGGATGAGTCCCCGGTAGAAAAGCCGTTTGTGCCAGCACGCCCGCAGAAGAAGGGTTCACAATCGAGCGCTACCGCAGAACCACCTTCCATTCCTGAGCGGCCAAGAAAACAGAACTCGACAAGTGAGGATAAGGCTAAGCCGGCTGTCTCGGACAAGTCAAAACCTCAAATTCCTGCTCGCCCTACCAAGACCCTTCCTTCCGGCGTCGACTCCAAGGAGCAAGACTCTGCTCCCAAGCAGAAGCCAGCTATTCCTGGCAAACCTGCCGGAGGCAAGATCGCAGCGCTCCAGGCCGGTTTCTTGTCTGACCTTAACAAGCGCCTTCAGTTGGGACCTACAGCTCCGAAGAAGGAAGAACCCCCCGCGGCGGATGTTgcggaggagaaggagaaggcgcCCCTCGCTGATGCTAGGAAAGGTCGTGCTCGTGGTCCCCAGCGTAGGGCTCCGGCGGCGAAGAGCCCAGCTCCCGCAGCCGTTGAGGCCAAGTCCGGACCTACACTCTCCTTCTCTCCTCTCAGAATCTGCTGGAGCATTGGCGATAGCGGTGTTCTAGAGGTCGACGACGGTTCCAAAGAAGAACCCACCAAGGAGCCGGTTCCCGAGGTCGCCAGCACGGCTGCAGAGACCAAGGAGATCAAGCCTGAAGTCTCGGCCAAGACGGAAGCACCCGAGGTGCCCGCCACTACGGAACCTGCTGCAGAGACTGCGGGAGTGGCCGAGGCTGAGGTTCCAAAGCCTGTGGAAGCTGAAGATGAGGCTGAGGCGCCGAAGGAGGTCGTGAAGACCCTGGCGGCTAATACTGCTGGCGAGCCTGTGGTCGAGGCGACTCTCGAGAAGGGTGCCGACGTCGAGCCTGTTAATGTGAAGCAAACCGGAGGCGAAGCGGCATAAAATGTTGCAGAGTGGCCGGTACGAGAGTGAGTGATTGGTGTGTCATgacgcaaaaaaaaaaacagcaCTAGACCGGCATTCTGTTGGCGtaaagttttttttttcggtTTGATGGTTTTCGGGTCATCCAACTATACTTCTACGTTCCCTAACTTTGCCGTATGACTTTGCAGCGATTTGTTGAATAGGTAGCAATTTGATACTGCGTTTGTTGTCTCTTTCCGATGGAAGGACAGCCTCGCCTTCCGCGTCGGCTTGTGGATGATCGCATACATAGCCTGGTGCGTGATTTTGTCAAGTGTTTCCCAAGGTAATGATGTAAGACTAAGCGCAGCTCCTGATATGAAGGACAGCATGGCCGGCACATGGGATGAGGCACTGCCTTGCGCACCTCTAAGTGTCTCGTGTGGAAAAGAGGCCATGTTGTAGAGGGTGAGTACATTTGGACGTGTAGTATGACGACGTAGTTTGCATGTTGTGATTATAGGCTATGAGGGGAGTGCTGACTCTGAGAGATGTTTGCCTTGTTGCTGAACCTGCGAGATCTGAACTAAGCTAATAACCTATATCTAGCATAGAAAATAGAGAACAATTCGATTCGGTTGTTACTTTACATTGTTTCTTTTTCAAATGCCGCGGCATTGCCCCTGTGACTACTTATCCCTGACAAAATCGTTGCGCTTGATGGAATGTATAAACGATTTCCCGCGACATGGAGTTGGTGTATGAACAACTACAGTATACATCCAGCCGTTGGCTCTTCAGCTAAGGCCAGGTACAGGTTCACGTCTGCGTTGATTCGTGGCTGGTGTCCAAAGACGGGATACTGGTGTTTTTCAAAGCGCTCTCGAGAGGAAAATAACTCACCTTGGGAACATACCAGCCCTCCCTACATATGATCAACGATATAAGCGACTCGGGGAGGTCACCACCAGGAAAGCTGGACCTTTTTACTTTCCAAAAAAAACTCTTTCCATTGGTGCTCCCTCCGAATCAGCCAGCGATTCTGAAGCATGTCATTAGATGTTAAACCACCGCTCCCAACATTTTCTCACTCTACATGTTCAAATCGTAGAATCAAGCGCTCGCCTACGGGCCGCGCCGTGTATGTGTCATCCTGCTCGATACCCGTATCATCAACCACATGCGTCGTGAAATTCGTCCAGATTGCTGCGGCTATGAGTTTCATCTCTGGAGAGTAGCGAAACAAGTCAGTAAAGGTAGAACTCTCTGGCACGAGAAGATGAGTTTGACCAGACATGACGGGAAGGCTCACCATTCATTGCAAAATTCGACCCAACGCACATCCTTCCCCCGCTCCCGAAGGCCCAGAAATACCGCAACATCTCCCTCCGCTGCGCCTCACTCGTGTTCCACGCGAGCCAGCGGGTGTGGTCCCAGACTTCCGGGTCCGGGAAGACGGCTGCGTTGCGGTGGAGGGTGTAACCCAGCGCCGCGACGCGGACGCCGCCGGGGACGTGGAAGTCGCCGAGGCGGCAGGGCGGGTGTGAGTGTGGGGTCTGGCGGGGTTCCGGGCCGGGGATCGGGGCGTGGAGGCGGAGGGTCTCCATTATTACGGCGTGGAGGATGGGGAGGGCGTCGACGTGTTTCGGGTCGGGGAGGGAGCCGGGTAGAGAAGCTGCGTTTGTTTCTGTTGCGTTTGTTGGCATTTTGAGGTCTGGTGAGAGGGTGAGGAGTTCTTGGCGGAGAGACTTTTGGAGGTCTGGGGACCGGGAGAGGTGCCAGGCGAGGTAGGTGAGTGCTATCCCCGCCGTCTCTTGGCCTGCTAGGACCTGGTCTAGGATTTCGGAGGCGACTGATTTATTCTTTTGGAGGATTGTCGTCGGGTAGAGGATGGAGTCTTGCCCGTTTACGCGGCGCTCTTTCTCGATGCCGGCTTCCATTGCGCAGAGGACGACCGGTTCGTCCGCTACGTCTCTTTTGTCTTCTtgacctttttctttttctgcaGCAGCAGTTGCCCCCTCCTTCTGATTACCACGAACGTACTCCCTCGCCCCCTCGCAGAGCCGCCAGTTCCAAGCCCGAATCTCGGCGTTGGCGTCGTCCACCCACGACGGGTACAGCTTCCACAGCCCCATCCCCAGCCGGGCAACGAGCGCGTTCAGCCGCGGGGTCTCCTGCGGCCAGAAGCCGTGGCTCGCGCGCGCGAGGTAGAGTTGGAGCCAGTGGTCCCTGTAGGCCTTTTGGCGGAGGAAATCTGTGCTGTTGCGGAGGCCAAAGGTGTAGGCTGTGATGAAGTCCATTGTGGAGGCGAGGAAGGTGGAGAAGACGTCGATGCCGGCGCCGGGGGAGGGTCCGGGGTTGCTGGTGCCACTGCTGCCGGTGTCGATGTCGGTGCTGGTGCTCTTGGTGTGTCTGGATGATGAGGCGGAGAGTAAGGGGAGGAGACGGCCGAAGAGGATGGCGCGGGCTTGGGCTTTGGCGGGTTCCGAGGCGTGGATGAAGGATTTGGCGTAGGCGTTTGAGACCATGCGTTTGCGGAGGGAGTGAGGTTTTGAGGCGAGTGTCGAGAACATGTTTGGGACGCTATGGATATGGTTTAGCAACAGAAAGCCCTCTCTTGTGACTGAGATATCCCATGATCGCCGGTAAGTAGACTCACCCGTAGTTGTTAAAGATGGAGTACCACTGGTCCTTCTCGAAGCCGCCCTGGTACACCGTCTTGAGGGCATCGTAGCCGTCGACGCTGAGCTCGTTGGGCCCGATGCGCACGACGGGGCCGAGCTTGAGGTGTGCTCTGTGAAGAGTGCGGTTTTGGCGGTTGGATTTCCGCGTGTATAAGATCCAGAGGGGGGAGATGTGACATGACCAGTGTGGAGCCGGGATCTTGGACAGGGGAGAGAGGAAGAGTGGTTGTAGGATGAGGGTGTAGAGTAGCCATGCTGCTGCGCTTGCAATTGCGACGGGAACCAAGTTGAAGCCCATGTTGGTAAGTGAAGCTTGCTGGTATGTTTTAACTCATATATTCAAAGGGTGAGTTGATTTCCTGTGCGATTCGTCGAGCTTATCACTTCCCTCGCCAGTGTTATCTGGGAATTGCTCTGAGTTGTCATTGACCTGCACTAACAGCGGGGTCAACTGCATTTGTCACTTGGTGTCTCATGAACTCGGACCAGGCCCAAGGTACGTACACGCATCCATCACCTACCCATGGGGTGTGAGCAGACTGGCCATCTACCTTAAAGACACGCCCTGAGCTTACGGTCGCCGTAGCCGCTTTACATGCAACTAACGGGGACCTCTGTGGTGTCATAGACAAAACCGACCAATCCTAACTGGGCCTGACTCCAGGCTGCCACTACACGGTGCCTGGTCATTGTGACTCTTTTGTACTTTGTATGTGGAGCTGGCTGACAACTTCAACGTCAACCAATTTCTTACCACTCTTTCAATAGCTTTCGGTTGTTGCCGTCCCCGGGATTTGATGAGAGACTTTTGATATATTTATACAGGAAGAATACATGGTCTGGAACTAGGTTTCTTGTACGAGTTGCTTCACGGAACTACCCACACAACCTTAGCTAGAAGACTTTGTCCACTCCCTTGTCACTTTCCACATCCATCACATACACATCTCACTCGTCAGTACGGATATCTCAACACCAAGCCCCCTTCTCTCCGAGCCTATCCCCCTCTCATCATATCTCAATTGGCATTCCTCTTACACTCCATGTCACTCAGATACCAAACATCAAACCAAATAAATAGAGTCCTCAGAAGAGACTCTTGAAAACCAAAGAAGAAATGTTTGACCAACTCCCAGACGACATCGTCTTGGAGATCGTCTCCCATCTCAGAACCGCACGCGATGTAGCCCGCCTGGCATCGTCGTGTAAGCATCTGCACTCCCTCCTCAACGAGGACGGCTGGCGCACCTTCGTCAGGACCTGCTTTCCCCTACACTCCCTGCCACTAGGCAAGACTCCGCCCAAATGGGATGAGCTGGCAAACACCCTCACCCGTCAGGCCCGCGCATGGGACATGAAGGCCTTCCAGACGACCGCCTACACGGACGACCGCCGCCAGGACGGGAACTACTTCACGGGCTTCACTAACGCCGGCCGTCCCTTCTACCCCGTCATCGATGCTCGCCTCGTCTTTGACAAGAGCTGGGAGCTTGCCACGTGGGGCGCTGGAGAGGACGTCGTGGGCCGCTTCAGGCCTCACAACAGTCGCGGCGAGTCCGACGCCTGGTTCCGTATGGAGGGCAAGACGAACGGCTACGAAGCGGGCGTGGGTGATGTCACCGCCATCCACCTGACCGAGCCCAATGGGAAGCTGGGTCTCCTCGTCGGCAGGGCAAATGGGGATTTGCAGCTCGTGTCGGCGGCCCCCGGTAGCGCCGGCAAGGCTCTCTCGACCTTTAAGATTCCCACGCCCACTGGAGGTCTCGAGGCTACCACGTGGACGTCTATCGGGTCCATTGACACCTTACCGAACCAGACTTCAGTGATCGCGGGCAACCGCGCCACCGTCAGTCTCTTCTCCTTGGACGCAGACGAGACCGGggccgccaccgccgccctCCCGCTCGACTCGCAGACCTTTAACGTCCCAGGCCAGGGCGACAGGAAGCAGTTCGTTCACTCTGCAAAAGCCCTCAACAACGACACCATCGTCTGCGCCCTCTCCAACGACACGGACCCGATTCGCTACCTCACCGTCACACCCTCAGGCTTCACCCCCAACCTCGCCTCCAAAAACCACTCCCTCCTCGCCTCCCGCGGCATCGACACGGAAAAGAAACAGACCGTCCGCGCCATTCAGCCCGTGAACCCGGGCCCCGCAGGCGCAGGTCACACGAACCTACTCCTCAGCGCCTGGGACGACGGCACTATCCGCCTCCTCGACATCCGCACCCCGTCTCCATACGACGTCCTCTACCGCGACATGTACCAGCCCTTTGAGACGCACTCGTCCCTTCTAACCTACGGCTCGGTTCACTTCGTCGCGGGCAGCAACGAGCTCGAGGCCCTCAAAGTATTCGACTTCCGCTGGTCCAAGTCGTACCACCACTCCGCCGCCCTGCCGTGCTGGTCCGGCACCCCCTTCCCGGATCCTCTAAGGGGCACTAGCAGCCGCTCCCTGAGCATGCGCGGCGTCGGGTGCGATCACCCGCGCGGGAGGGCATGCGTCTGGCACGAGTACTCCAGGAGGGATTACTACCGTCCCAACTACCGCTTCCACGTGATGCCCTTCCGGGACGCAGCTCGGTCGTCGACGAGCCGGGTTTTCTCTCTGGCGAAGGCGTCGGACGCGTCGGACTCGTTTTACGTCGGGCTCGCGGGCGCCGTGGCCGAGTTTGCTACCACCGTCCCGGGGGAGGCGGAGCAAGACGAGGTCGCGGCCTccgtggcggcggcggcggagaagAGGGGCTGGAGGGCGCGGGCGTCGCATTTCAGCTTTGCTGAGACGGACGGTGGGTTGCTGACGCCGGGGATGTCGATGAGTA
The window above is part of the Colletotrichum lupini chromosome 9, complete sequence genome. Proteins encoded here:
- a CDS encoding cytochrome P450; protein product: MGFNLVPVAIASAAAWLLYTLILQPLFLSPLSKIPAPHWSCHISPLWILYTRKSNRQNRTLHRAHLKLGPVVRIGPNELSVDGYDALKTVYQGGFEKDQWYSIFNNYGVPNMFSTLASKPHSLRKRMVSNAYAKSFIHASEPAKAQARAILFGRLLPLLSASSSRHTKSTSTDIDTGSSGTSNPGPSPGAGIDVFSTFLASTMDFITAYTFGLRNSTDFLRQKAYRDHWLQLYLARASHGFWPQETPRLNALVARLGMGLWKLYPSWVDDANAEIRAWNWRLCEGAREYVRGNQKEGATAAAEKEKGQEDKRDVADEPVVLCAMEAGIEKERRVNGQDSILYPTTILQKNKSVASEILDQVLAGQETAGIALTYLAWHLSRSPDLQKSLRQELLTLSPDLKMPTNATETNAASLPGSLPDPKHVDALPILHAVIMETLRLHAPIPGPEPRQTPHSHPPCRLGDFHVPGGVRVAALGYTLHRNAAVFPDPEVWDHTRWLAWNTSEAQRREMLRYFWAFGSGGRMCVGSNFAMNEMKLIAAAIWTNFTTHVVDDTGIEQDDTYTARPVGERLILRFEHVE